A part of Saliniradius amylolyticus genomic DNA contains:
- a CDS encoding PilZ domain-containing protein, which produces MANTTPYDIEHYLPLIERLKPAVNTPDFERILKDATAEHPDHLRFLIKMELQRQGRPCQKAIDLRTVSNNPCREYQHDGVTHFMDETAIDVFEQQLRRFGDYTLGVYEAVTDPRPESPQLATQPQEDKQSRPAQPQTNPLDGVDLSCQVINTAQFHKRDEERMNFSQPVELFTQANESAHAISVDISNKGLRVKTADPVPLQPDQEVVVYFRELTRQMGSKRPEGITYKVIREEQKSQEERYISLSRVVSDKRQGDDFERFLSSYIRGNKGRYKVNLDNTLQAILIRGYEQYYIPQFTSLPVFIDQLADQPHPRYILTNDSNRELLSYFQNEQRQQCLSHLLNETRLAYWTGQKGSFHTYLYCFSHSARDKTQFYSATREELDEHPELRSTFLGCGAQRASWRVLKVQLTAITPDECYFPSSLPDDVSDKVKEHNAPPTPRLMARLKNLKHLVLLTDITTSVNALSYQKRQVDRDKLNQLARFRHPPQTPEAIQTFRFQYQELRKQSRFLLRTPVNVDTGKKLVTGTTEDVSVAGARIELNEPMSLEPGSRVFLDFPSLQKIAKQYNLRHLEYEVRHISPNRRVVSVQVRSNRNSVSKPFFSTLIKQNRKQMRLLDAQEDSLGIGEALRNIYARHLCNTPVYLQRHGAHWLPDSLLQAEGGTQPLYHLLTRKAPRGRYNFAPFYRQNKEGTPLLEGWIQRIKPQDKPVTYELMAALQPSDREPKTQTDLRLSTEFGDDRARKEFIQRAIGNGGFVALVLMLSKTGKPDAGKLDLELDYVNDYAPHRARELQERLWNVEVMADLVDITDECLRRYGFDEQAVRQNHKALTGPASKPVQATRQSTDEAASQRAT; this is translated from the coding sequence ATGGCCAACACCACTCCTTACGACATCGAACATTACTTGCCACTGATTGAGCGGCTGAAACCAGCGGTGAATACGCCTGATTTTGAGCGTATTCTGAAAGACGCCACTGCCGAACATCCGGATCATCTTCGCTTCCTGATAAAAATGGAGCTGCAACGTCAGGGACGTCCTTGCCAGAAGGCCATCGATCTGCGCACCGTTAGCAATAACCCTTGCCGGGAGTATCAACATGACGGTGTCACTCATTTTATGGATGAAACTGCCATAGACGTGTTTGAGCAGCAATTGAGGCGCTTTGGCGACTACACCCTGGGGGTGTATGAAGCGGTGACCGACCCCCGCCCCGAAAGCCCGCAACTGGCCACACAGCCTCAGGAGGACAAGCAAAGCCGGCCGGCCCAGCCGCAAACTAACCCGCTGGATGGCGTCGATCTTAGCTGTCAGGTGATCAACACCGCCCAGTTCCATAAACGTGATGAAGAACGCATGAATTTTTCTCAGCCTGTGGAACTGTTTACCCAAGCCAATGAATCGGCTCACGCCATTAGTGTGGATATTTCCAATAAAGGACTGAGGGTTAAAACCGCCGATCCTGTGCCCTTGCAGCCCGATCAGGAAGTGGTGGTGTATTTTCGGGAACTGACCCGTCAGATGGGCAGCAAACGCCCGGAGGGCATTACCTACAAAGTCATCCGCGAAGAACAGAAAAGTCAGGAAGAGCGTTATATAAGCCTGAGTCGGGTGGTCAGTGATAAACGCCAGGGCGATGATTTTGAGCGCTTTCTTAGTAGTTATATCCGCGGCAATAAGGGCCGCTATAAGGTAAATCTGGATAACACCCTGCAAGCCATCCTGATCCGCGGCTATGAACAATACTACATTCCACAGTTCACTTCCCTGCCGGTATTCATTGACCAACTCGCGGACCAGCCGCATCCCCGGTATATCCTGACCAATGACAGTAACCGGGAGCTACTCAGCTATTTCCAGAACGAGCAACGCCAGCAGTGCCTCAGTCATCTGCTCAACGAGACCCGGTTGGCCTACTGGACTGGTCAGAAAGGGAGTTTCCATACCTATTTGTATTGTTTTTCTCACAGTGCCCGCGACAAAACCCAGTTTTACTCGGCAACCCGCGAGGAGCTGGACGAACATCCCGAACTGCGCAGCACCTTTCTGGGTTGTGGCGCTCAGCGTGCCAGTTGGCGGGTATTGAAGGTTCAGCTCACTGCAATAACTCCCGATGAGTGCTACTTTCCATCTTCTCTACCCGATGATGTCAGCGATAAGGTGAAAGAGCATAATGCGCCGCCAACGCCCCGGTTAATGGCACGTCTTAAAAACCTCAAACACCTGGTGTTATTGACCGACATTACCACTTCGGTCAACGCCTTGAGCTATCAGAAGCGCCAGGTAGATCGTGACAAACTGAATCAGTTAGCCCGGTTTCGGCACCCCCCTCAGACTCCTGAAGCGATTCAGACCTTCCGGTTCCAGTACCAGGAACTTCGCAAGCAATCGCGTTTTCTATTACGCACGCCAGTGAATGTCGATACGGGCAAAAAGCTGGTCACGGGTACAACCGAGGATGTATCGGTCGCGGGGGCACGTATCGAGCTCAACGAGCCTATGTCGTTGGAGCCAGGCAGCCGGGTATTTCTGGACTTTCCTTCTCTTCAGAAGATCGCCAAACAATATAACCTGCGCCACTTAGAGTATGAGGTTCGTCATATCAGTCCTAACCGGCGTGTGGTCAGTGTTCAGGTCAGAAGCAACCGTAACAGCGTCTCCAAGCCGTTTTTCAGTACCCTGATCAAGCAAAACCGCAAGCAAATGCGTCTGCTTGATGCACAGGAGGACAGCCTGGGCATCGGTGAGGCGCTGCGCAATATATACGCCCGTCACCTCTGCAATACACCGGTATACCTCCAGCGGCATGGTGCCCATTGGCTGCCGGACAGCCTGCTTCAAGCCGAGGGGGGCACTCAGCCTCTCTATCACCTGCTTACACGCAAGGCTCCAAGGGGCCGGTACAATTTTGCCCCCTTCTATCGTCAGAACAAAGAAGGCACACCACTGCTGGAGGGTTGGATTCAACGCATCAAACCTCAGGATAAGCCGGTCACTTATGAACTGATGGCGGCATTGCAGCCTTCAGATCGCGAGCCCAAGACACAGACGGATCTGCGCCTGAGCACCGAGTTTGGCGATGATCGCGCCCGCAAGGAGTTTATCCAACGCGCCATCGGCAATGGCGGCTTTGTGGCGCTGGTATTGATGCTCAGCAAGACTGGCAAGCCCGACGCTGGCAAACTGGATCTGGAACTGGACTATGTTAACGACTATGCGCCCCACCGCGCCAGGGAGCTGCAGGAGCGTTTGTGGAATGTGGAAGTCATGGCCGATCTGGTGGACATCACCGATGAGTGTCTGAGACGTTATGGCTTTGATGAACAGGCCGTTCGTCAGAATCACAAAGCCCTGACCGGCCCCGCCTCAAAGCCAGTTCAGGCTACCCGGCAATCCACAGATGAAGCAGCCAGCCAGCGTGCTACCTGA
- the radA gene encoding DNA repair protein RadA: MAKRKTAYVCSDCGAEFPRWQGQCNECGAWNTISEFVIASAKENTASRRSGYAGAIASKVETLDQIDLQALPRFSSGFRELDRVLGGGVVPGSATLIGGSPGAGKSTLLLQTMCYLAAQQQALYVTGEESLQQVALRANRLGLPTDTLKLLAETNVETICDLALNHKPKIMVIDSIQVMHVSDVQSAPGSVSQVRESAAFLTRFAKQHHIAMLIVGHVTKEGSLAGPKVLEHCIDCSMMLEGDGDSRFRTLRGHKNRFGAVNELGVFAMTDKGLKEVSNPSAIFLSREDAPSPGSVVMVVWEGTRPLLVEIQALVDYSQMANPRRLAVGLEQNRLAMLLAVVHRHGNVQMNDQDVFVNVVGGVKVAETGADLALLLAMVSSFRNEPLPRELIVFGEVGLAGEIRPVPNGTERLAEAAKHGFTRAIVPAANAPKTAIKGMQVSGVKRLSEALELL; encoded by the coding sequence ATGGCAAAGCGAAAAACAGCCTATGTATGTTCAGATTGTGGCGCAGAGTTTCCCCGCTGGCAGGGGCAGTGCAACGAGTGCGGAGCCTGGAACACTATCTCTGAGTTCGTGATCGCCTCGGCAAAAGAAAATACCGCCAGTCGCCGCAGCGGTTATGCCGGCGCGATTGCCAGTAAAGTGGAGACCTTAGATCAAATTGATCTGCAGGCCTTACCCAGATTCAGTTCCGGCTTTAGGGAACTGGATCGGGTGTTGGGGGGCGGTGTTGTGCCGGGCTCGGCCACCCTGATCGGTGGCTCTCCGGGCGCGGGTAAAAGCACCCTGTTGCTGCAGACCATGTGTTATCTGGCTGCCCAGCAACAAGCCTTGTATGTCACTGGGGAGGAGTCATTACAACAGGTTGCACTCAGAGCCAACCGTCTGGGTTTACCCACCGATACTTTAAAGCTGTTGGCAGAGACGAATGTGGAGACGATTTGTGATCTGGCGCTCAATCACAAGCCGAAGATTATGGTGATCGACTCCATCCAGGTGATGCATGTGTCCGATGTGCAATCGGCACCGGGCAGTGTCTCCCAGGTACGTGAAAGCGCCGCGTTTCTGACCCGTTTTGCCAAACAGCATCATATTGCGATGCTGATCGTTGGTCATGTTACCAAGGAAGGTAGCCTGGCAGGCCCCAAGGTTCTGGAGCATTGTATCGATTGCTCCATGATGCTGGAAGGGGACGGGGACAGCCGTTTCCGTACCCTGCGTGGGCATAAGAATCGTTTCGGAGCCGTTAATGAGTTGGGCGTGTTTGCCATGACTGATAAAGGGCTAAAGGAAGTGAGTAACCCCTCGGCCATCTTTTTGAGCCGTGAAGACGCGCCCAGTCCCGGCAGCGTGGTGATGGTTGTCTGGGAGGGGACCCGTCCTTTGCTGGTGGAGATACAGGCTTTGGTGGATTATTCACAGATGGCTAACCCCAGGCGCTTGGCGGTGGGGTTGGAGCAAAACCGGTTGGCCATGTTGCTGGCGGTAGTGCACCGTCATGGGAATGTGCAAATGAATGACCAGGACGTGTTTGTCAACGTGGTCGGCGGGGTCAAGGTCGCGGAAACGGGCGCCGATCTGGCACTGCTGTTAGCCATGGTGTCGAGCTTTCGTAACGAACCGCTGCCTAGGGAACTGATTGTCTTTGGGGAAGTCGGGCTGGCCGGAGAAATTCGTCCAGTGCCCAATGGCACAGAACGCCTGGCAGAGGCGGCGAAACACGGCTTTACCCGTGCTATCGTACCGGCCGCCAATGCCCCCAAGACAGCCATCAAAGGGATGCAAGTGAGCGGGGTTAAGCGCTTATCCGAGGCGTTGGAATTACTATAG
- a CDS encoding alpha/beta hydrolase family protein translates to MLRMDLRVVTLLTALMTSVVFSDPLPVKYFSALPKYTSPKLSPDGSKLAMIQNLQKPEMAVLRMIHLDRDGSKLLVRTDNEDVRIRWFRWANNKTLLVGLSYAWNRYGVDTRETRLVAVDVDQVDVEPRAVIEPKTSSLRNEHNSQYQDTVVDFLPDDPDHILMALDLDQALQPSVYKVNINKRNSTERLVRGKMRIREWFTDQQHRVRIGRSVDYDDGQTRIMHRFNAEDDWKTLFEYNAMKDPAITIRGFGLDPNILYYTKYLDDKQALFKMDLSLQQSELVFADEHYDVDGRLLYSDKTGEVIGILNANATGGRVYFDDEYKSFKALVDNALPETSNFLVDFSRDEQRYLLYTESDSQPGAYYLGHRGKGELGFLFSQYPGLIQAELPEHELVTYTARDGTKIEGYLTVPIGHQAPFPTIIHPHGGPGARDMDGFDYWTSFFASRGYAVFRPNFRGSSGYGYEFAMEQMKGWGLTMQDDITDAALWLADKGIADAQKMCIVGASYGGYAAAMATVKAPDLFRCAVAFAGVFNLKDLVSKSRRYTNYAFVKNQIGDNWDDLEARSPYYYVSKIKTPLLLLHGEDDRVVDVYQSEDFADELEDEGKVVRYVELENGDHYLSIQRNRHRVFKELDSFLGEHLQ, encoded by the coding sequence ATGTTAAGGATGGACTTGAGAGTCGTCACATTGCTGACGGCTTTGATGACGTCAGTCGTTTTCTCTGACCCCCTGCCAGTCAAATATTTTAGTGCTCTCCCCAAATACACGAGCCCGAAACTGTCGCCCGATGGTAGCAAGCTGGCGATGATCCAGAACCTGCAGAAACCCGAGATGGCGGTTTTGAGAATGATTCATCTGGATAGAGACGGTAGCAAACTGTTGGTGCGCACAGATAATGAAGATGTCCGTATCCGATGGTTTCGCTGGGCGAATAATAAGACTTTACTAGTGGGGTTAAGCTACGCTTGGAATCGGTATGGCGTAGACACCAGAGAAACCCGCTTAGTTGCAGTCGACGTAGATCAAGTAGACGTTGAGCCGCGAGCTGTTATTGAACCCAAAACCTCTTCTCTGCGCAATGAGCACAACTCCCAGTACCAAGACACAGTGGTTGATTTTTTACCTGACGATCCGGACCATATCTTGATGGCTCTTGATTTAGACCAGGCTCTGCAACCCTCCGTGTACAAAGTCAATATCAATAAAAGAAACAGTACGGAAAGATTAGTCAGAGGCAAGATGAGAATAAGGGAGTGGTTTACTGATCAGCAACATCGGGTTCGTATCGGGCGCTCGGTTGACTATGATGATGGTCAAACTCGTATCATGCACCGTTTCAATGCAGAAGATGACTGGAAGACTCTTTTTGAGTATAACGCAATGAAGGACCCAGCCATCACCATCAGAGGCTTCGGGCTCGACCCCAATATTCTTTATTACACCAAGTACCTAGATGACAAACAGGCACTGTTTAAGATGGACTTGAGTCTTCAGCAGAGTGAGTTGGTGTTCGCGGATGAACATTATGATGTTGATGGGCGGCTGTTGTACTCGGATAAAACTGGTGAAGTCATCGGTATTCTGAATGCTAATGCTACAGGTGGACGGGTCTATTTCGATGATGAGTACAAAAGCTTTAAGGCTCTCGTAGATAATGCCTTACCTGAGACCAGTAATTTTCTGGTCGATTTCAGCCGTGATGAACAACGTTATCTGTTGTATACCGAGAGTGACTCACAGCCGGGGGCTTATTATCTTGGCCACAGAGGCAAAGGGGAGCTAGGGTTCTTATTCTCCCAATATCCAGGATTGATCCAGGCTGAGTTACCAGAGCATGAGCTTGTGACCTATACCGCGCGGGATGGGACCAAAATAGAGGGCTACCTGACTGTGCCAATCGGACACCAAGCGCCTTTCCCCACTATTATTCACCCTCATGGTGGTCCCGGAGCTAGGGACATGGATGGGTTTGATTATTGGACATCTTTTTTCGCCAGTCGCGGCTACGCGGTATTTCGGCCCAATTTTCGTGGCTCGTCGGGCTATGGTTACGAATTTGCCATGGAGCAGATGAAAGGCTGGGGCTTAACCATGCAGGATGATATTACCGATGCTGCACTCTGGCTTGCCGATAAGGGAATAGCGGATGCCCAGAAAATGTGCATTGTTGGGGCCAGCTATGGTGGTTATGCGGCTGCGATGGCAACGGTCAAAGCTCCAGACTTGTTCAGGTGTGCGGTGGCTTTTGCCGGAGTGTTCAATCTTAAAGACCTTGTAAGTAAGAGTCGTCGTTATACCAATTATGCGTTTGTGAAAAACCAGATCGGCGATAATTGGGACGATCTTGAAGCACGTTCACCCTATTACTATGTATCCAAAATCAAAACGCCTCTATTGCTCTTACATGGAGAGGACGATCGTGTAGTGGATGTATACCAGAGTGAGGACTTTGCTGATGAGTTGGAAGATGAAGGCAAAGTAGTAAGATATGTGGAGCTGGAAAATGGTGACCATTACCTTTCTATTCAGCGCAACCGGCATCGGGTTTTTAAAGAACTCGACTCATTTTTAGGCGAGCATCTGCAATGA
- a CDS encoding PilZ domain-containing protein, with amino-acid sequence MDRRHFTRIPFPAPGEVRQEQLVLSCQLDDLSLKGVLLECPDNTQLNPELPVLLKLTLPNNEPIILEGDIRHQEGEQLGLHITLIDIDSASRLRRIVELNTGDESLLKRELSKLLSDSS; translated from the coding sequence ATGGATCGCCGACACTTTACCCGCATTCCTTTCCCCGCCCCCGGTGAAGTTCGCCAGGAACAACTGGTACTGAGTTGCCAACTGGACGACCTCTCCTTAAAAGGCGTTTTGCTGGAGTGTCCCGACAATACTCAGCTCAACCCTGAGCTACCGGTATTACTCAAGCTGACCCTGCCTAATAATGAGCCCATCATTCTTGAGGGAGATATTCGTCACCAAGAGGGTGAGCAACTCGGCTTGCATATCACCCTGATAGACATCGATAGCGCCAGCCGCCTGCGCCGAATTGTGGAATTGAACACCGGTGACGAGAGTTTGTTAAAGCGCGAACTCAGTAAGCTATTAAGCGATAGCAGTTAG
- a CDS encoding substrate-binding periplasmic protein, with translation MTVVLLFLCSFSGHTGPADANVQMCVDHFPPRQIQTPDGHWTGYSVAVVQAIADRAKVSLTFTINTPFGRCLKYMKSGETQIMSGLRRTDERLEYMHMEPYSIASTSLLFSRTASELNISQPRQLAGLIVGVMRGFTYAKEFERMRDHIQLVEVGSLSAGFGMLNKGRIDVMMATDYYGYYQMQKEHSRGQFKVQPLSFTTDSPVYIGLSKAGLSDDISLRLQDATRALRKDGTIQAILQAHKPQVVSTSN, from the coding sequence TTGACCGTCGTTCTATTATTTCTCTGTTCTTTTTCTGGTCATACCGGGCCGGCGGATGCCAATGTACAAATGTGTGTGGATCACTTCCCTCCCCGACAAATCCAGACCCCGGATGGCCATTGGACAGGCTACAGTGTCGCCGTGGTTCAGGCGATTGCTGACAGAGCCAAAGTCTCCCTGACGTTCACCATCAATACCCCCTTTGGTCGCTGCCTGAAGTACATGAAAAGCGGAGAAACCCAGATCATGTCTGGCTTGCGTCGAACGGATGAGCGCCTTGAGTATATGCACATGGAGCCTTATTCCATTGCCAGTACCAGCTTATTGTTTTCCAGGACCGCTTCCGAACTCAATATCAGCCAGCCCAGACAACTGGCCGGTCTCATCGTCGGTGTCATGCGGGGCTTTACCTACGCCAAGGAGTTTGAACGGATGCGTGATCATATCCAACTGGTGGAAGTGGGAAGTTTAAGTGCGGGCTTTGGAATGCTCAACAAAGGACGCATCGATGTGATGATGGCCACTGACTACTATGGCTATTACCAGATGCAAAAGGAACATTCGCGAGGCCAGTTTAAAGTGCAGCCTCTATCCTTCACTACCGATTCTCCGGTTTACATCGGTCTGTCTAAGGCAGGCTTATCTGACGATATTAGCCTACGACTTCAGGACGCGACCCGGGCACTGCGAAAGGACGGGACAATCCAAGCCATTTTACAGGCCCATAAGCCGCAAGTGGTGAGCACTTCGAACTGA
- the ettA gene encoding energy-dependent translational throttle protein EttA, which produces MAQYVYSMHRVSKIVPPKRQILKDISLSFFPGAKIGVLGLNGAGKSTLLRIMAGVDKEFEGEARPQPGINIGYLPQEPQLDESKDVRGNVEEAVADVVHALKRLDEVYAAYADENADFDALAKEQGELEAIIQAKDGHNLDHALERAADALRLPPWDADVSKLSGGERRRVALCRLLLEKPDMLLLDEPTNHLDAESVAWLERFLHDYEGTVVAITHDRYFLDNVAGWILELDRGEGIPWEGNYSSWLEQKEKRLEQEAKTEQARQRSIKQELEWVKTNPKGRQAKSKARLSRFEELNSGDYQKRNETNELFIPPGDRLGDQVIEVEHLKKSYGDRVLIDDLNFSMPKGAIVGIIGPNGAGKSTLFKMLSGTEQPDDGEIKLGDTVKLASVDQFRDHLDGDKTVWQQISDDQDVIRIGNFEINSRAYVSRFNFKGNDQQKYIKDLSGGERNRVHLAELLKAGGNVLLLDEPTNDLDVETLRALENALLEFPGCAMVISHDRWFLDRVATHILDYRDEGQVNFYEGNYTDYEAWLKENFGKDVVEPHRLKYKRISKK; this is translated from the coding sequence ATGGCTCAATACGTATACAGCATGCATCGGGTAAGCAAAATCGTGCCCCCGAAGCGTCAGATTTTAAAAGACATTTCATTAAGTTTTTTCCCCGGCGCCAAGATCGGTGTTTTGGGCCTGAACGGCGCTGGTAAATCCACTCTGCTGCGCATCATGGCCGGCGTGGATAAAGAGTTTGAAGGCGAAGCCCGCCCTCAGCCTGGTATCAATATCGGCTATCTGCCGCAGGAGCCGCAACTGGACGAGTCCAAAGATGTGCGCGGCAACGTCGAAGAAGCCGTGGCCGATGTAGTCCACGCCTTAAAACGCCTGGATGAGGTGTATGCCGCCTACGCCGATGAAAACGCCGACTTCGATGCTCTGGCCAAAGAGCAGGGCGAGTTGGAAGCTATTATTCAGGCCAAAGACGGTCATAATCTGGACCACGCCTTAGAGCGCGCGGCCGATGCCCTGCGCCTGCCGCCCTGGGACGCGGATGTATCCAAGCTCTCAGGGGGTGAACGCCGCCGTGTTGCGCTGTGCCGTTTGCTGTTAGAAAAACCGGATATGCTGCTGCTCGACGAGCCGACCAACCACCTGGATGCCGAGTCTGTGGCCTGGCTGGAGCGCTTCCTGCACGACTACGAAGGTACCGTGGTGGCTATTACCCACGACCGGTACTTCCTCGACAACGTAGCCGGTTGGATCCTGGAACTGGACCGTGGCGAAGGCATTCCCTGGGAAGGTAACTACTCATCCTGGCTGGAGCAAAAAGAGAAGCGCCTGGAGCAGGAAGCCAAGACCGAGCAAGCCCGTCAGCGCTCCATTAAACAAGAACTGGAGTGGGTTAAGACCAATCCTAAAGGCCGTCAGGCTAAGAGTAAGGCGCGTCTGTCACGCTTTGAAGAGCTGAACAGCGGTGATTACCAGAAGCGTAACGAAACCAACGAGCTGTTTATTCCACCGGGCGACCGTTTGGGCGATCAGGTGATCGAAGTGGAGCACCTGAAAAAGTCCTATGGGGATCGGGTGCTGATCGACGACTTAAACTTCAGCATGCCGAAAGGCGCCATTGTTGGCATCATCGGTCCGAACGGTGCCGGTAAGTCTACCCTGTTTAAGATGCTCAGCGGCACCGAGCAGCCTGATGACGGTGAGATTAAGCTGGGCGACACGGTCAAGCTGGCCAGTGTGGATCAGTTCCGCGATCATCTCGACGGCGACAAAACCGTCTGGCAACAAATCTCTGACGATCAGGATGTGATCCGCATCGGTAATTTTGAAATCAACAGTCGCGCCTATGTCAGCCGCTTTAACTTTAAAGGCAATGACCAGCAAAAATACATCAAGGACCTGTCCGGAGGGGAGCGCAACCGGGTGCACTTAGCCGAGCTGTTAAAGGCCGGTGGTAATGTGCTGCTGCTCGATGAGCCCACCAACGATCTGGATGTGGAAACTCTGCGGGCACTGGAAAACGCCCTGCTGGAATTCCCCGGCTGTGCCATGGTTATCTCGCACGACCGCTGGTTCCTGGACCGGGTAGCCACCCATATCCTGGACTACCGCGACGAAGGTCAGGTGAACTTCTACGAAGGCAACTACACCGACTACGAAGCCTGGCTCAAAGAAAACTTTGGTAAGGATGTGGTCGAGCCACATCGCTTGAAATATAAGCGTATTAGTAAGAAATAA
- a CDS encoding GGDEF domain-containing protein yields MRPGSINNQWWSIGLILILMLPLSPLLAQPSTPAELLDEANRVRSQNPDKLDQLLAQVKPHVDSLSETQQANFEYLSAYNTAIHGQPQLAISDLEQLIQRIESNKDGAGQQLQRVSIRAKGTIVNLLANSKVDDWYRGLELIEELHQLVEPLSSDDQLFQMAYINTAIFYNHLEQYSLGLPYARAVTKANTSIRLQCFAYRLMLEAQLALGQLSVDSAEFSEGKAVCEQANEELPVQIFNGHQAKVYIDQQQYSQAIALLNQNLPVVESIGSKALISVFNSLLAKAYLETGALNQARTHAQKTLGLLEDYGNTESRIRAYEVLYQIARQRNQPAQALNYYEQYAQANQTYLDDIHARNMAYQLAVHKATQQQNKIELLNKENTLLRTRQILAQTEAENTRFAVLFLILAVLVLGLWLYKNHTTQKRLKALAERDSLTEISNRRHLLQAAKYALEYCKNTRQILGIVVFDLDKFKSINDRFGHATGDWVLKQVVATCQKVSRQSDIFARIGGEEFCFVLPGCDKEHCQNFAEECRRALEEVVIEEDGHRIRVTASFGVTDTQSSGYNLDKLIGVADKAMYNAKNKGRNQVVVATAQPATA; encoded by the coding sequence ATGAGACCTGGCAGCATTAATAATCAATGGTGGTCCATCGGGCTGATATTGATATTAATGCTGCCACTTTCCCCCCTACTCGCTCAACCCAGCACACCAGCAGAGCTGCTGGACGAGGCCAACCGGGTACGCAGCCAGAACCCAGATAAGCTGGATCAGTTACTGGCACAGGTTAAACCCCATGTGGATTCACTTTCAGAAACCCAGCAAGCCAATTTTGAATACCTAAGCGCTTATAATACGGCCATTCATGGTCAGCCCCAATTGGCGATCAGTGACCTGGAACAATTGATTCAACGCATTGAGTCGAATAAAGACGGCGCGGGGCAACAACTGCAGAGAGTCTCAATTCGCGCCAAGGGCACCATTGTCAATCTATTGGCTAATTCCAAAGTTGATGACTGGTACAGAGGGTTAGAACTGATAGAAGAACTTCATCAATTGGTTGAACCGCTTTCCTCAGATGATCAACTTTTCCAGATGGCGTATATTAATACCGCTATTTTCTATAACCATTTGGAGCAATACTCGCTCGGCTTACCCTATGCCCGCGCTGTCACTAAAGCGAATACGTCTATACGGTTACAATGTTTTGCGTACCGCCTTATGTTGGAAGCCCAGTTAGCCCTTGGTCAGCTATCCGTTGATTCCGCCGAGTTTAGCGAGGGCAAAGCGGTGTGTGAACAGGCTAACGAAGAGCTCCCCGTGCAGATATTTAACGGTCACCAGGCTAAGGTGTACATTGACCAACAGCAATACTCGCAAGCGATTGCCCTGTTAAATCAAAACCTGCCAGTCGTTGAGTCTATCGGTTCCAAGGCCTTGATAAGCGTTTTTAACAGTCTTCTGGCTAAAGCCTACCTTGAGACCGGCGCACTCAATCAGGCCAGAACTCATGCCCAGAAGACTCTTGGGCTCCTTGAGGACTACGGCAACACCGAGTCAAGAATCCGCGCCTATGAGGTACTGTATCAAATCGCCAGGCAGCGTAATCAGCCGGCTCAGGCGCTCAATTATTATGAGCAATACGCCCAGGCCAATCAGACCTACCTGGACGATATTCACGCCCGCAATATGGCCTATCAGTTGGCGGTGCATAAAGCCACCCAACAACAAAATAAGATTGAGCTGTTAAATAAAGAAAATACCCTGCTGCGCACCCGCCAAATTCTGGCGCAAACCGAGGCCGAGAACACCCGTTTTGCGGTGCTGTTTTTGATTCTGGCGGTGCTGGTACTGGGGCTGTGGCTGTACAAGAACCACACTACCCAGAAGCGCCTCAAAGCCCTGGCCGAGCGAGACAGTCTGACCGAAATTTCCAACCGCCGCCACCTGCTGCAAGCGGCTAAATACGCCCTGGAGTACTGTAAAAACACCCGTCAGATTCTGGGTATTGTGGTGTTCGATTTAGATAAATTTAAATCCATCAATGATCGATTCGGCCATGCCACTGGCGATTGGGTACTTAAGCAGGTCGTGGCCACCTGCCAGAAGGTCAGCCGCCAAAGCGATATTTTTGCCCGCATCGGCGGCGAAGAGTTTTGCTTTGTGCTGCCCGGCTGCGATAAGGAGCACTGTCAGAACTTTGCCGAAGAGTGTCGCCGCGCCTTGGAAGAGGTGGTTATCGAAGAGGATGGTCATCGCATTCGGGTCACTGCCAGTTTTGGTGTCACCGATACGCAAAGCAGCGGCTACAACCTCGATAAGCTCATTGGTGTGGCCGATAAGGCCATGTATAACGCCAAAAACAAGGGGCGTAATCAGGTTGTGGTGGCCACCGCCCAACCCGCAACCGCCTGA